The Tistrella mobilis genome window below encodes:
- a CDS encoding malonyl-CoA decarboxylase, with protein MTDTVTPAQTTLPVPAGVAVTPPPPTDTGAEGPGFFDRTLDRLNRLWREVSQQARARIGAPIRPELPAEDLDRIRGLIRQSLDAVGGEVSARARTAELGQVYLGLAPKGKAAFLTLLAAEFDVPPADLDAAMAAVRDAGTDQAARVGALERLRATLVSPRARLLRQFSSLPQGVKFLVDLRADLLPLTRTDPAARGMEHELREVLSGLFDIGLLDLTRITWDAPAALLEKLIEYEAVHEIRSWSDLRNRLESDRRCYAFFHPKMPREPLIFVEVALVKGLAGDVHTLLDETAPTADPETADTAIFYSISNAQKGLAGFSFGNFLIKRVVEDLSHDLPNLKTFATLSPIPGFRAWLDECLAAGGEGLLSEAERSKLKAALPRDTDGHPLALALDRDWPAEPQLAEALKAPLMRLAARYLTQEKTRGRARDGVAHFHLSNGARVERINWRADLSAKGVRQSAGMMVNYLYKRGEIEDNHEAYTGGAHEVRAGSAVRGLLR; from the coding sequence GTGACCGATACCGTGACGCCCGCGCAGACCACGCTTCCCGTTCCGGCCGGAGTTGCCGTCACGCCGCCGCCCCCGACCGATACCGGGGCGGAAGGTCCGGGCTTTTTCGACCGGACCCTGGACCGGCTGAACCGGCTGTGGCGCGAGGTGTCGCAGCAGGCGCGGGCCCGCATTGGTGCGCCGATCCGACCCGAACTGCCGGCGGAGGATCTGGACCGGATCCGCGGGCTGATCCGCCAGTCGCTGGATGCCGTGGGCGGGGAAGTCTCGGCCCGGGCGCGCACGGCGGAACTGGGGCAGGTCTATCTGGGCCTGGCGCCGAAAGGCAAGGCCGCTTTCCTGACCCTGCTCGCCGCCGAGTTCGACGTGCCGCCGGCTGATCTGGATGCGGCCATGGCGGCGGTGCGTGACGCCGGTACCGATCAGGCGGCGCGGGTGGGGGCGCTGGAACGGCTGCGGGCGACCCTGGTGAGCCCGCGGGCGCGATTGCTGCGCCAGTTCAGCAGCCTGCCGCAGGGCGTGAAGTTTCTCGTTGATCTGCGCGCCGATCTGCTGCCGCTGACCCGGACCGATCCGGCCGCGCGCGGCATGGAGCACGAGCTGCGCGAGGTGCTCTCGGGGCTGTTCGACATCGGTCTGCTGGATCTGACCCGGATCACCTGGGATGCGCCCGCCGCCCTGCTCGAAAAGCTGATCGAATACGAGGCGGTGCACGAGATCCGTTCATGGTCGGATCTGCGCAACCGGTTGGAAAGCGACCGGCGCTGCTATGCCTTCTTCCATCCCAAGATGCCCCGCGAGCCGCTGATCTTCGTGGAAGTGGCCCTGGTCAAGGGGCTGGCGGGCGATGTTCACACCCTGCTGGACGAGACAGCGCCAACCGCGGATCCGGAAACCGCCGACACGGCGATCTTCTATTCGATTTCCAATGCCCAGAAGGGCCTGGCAGGCTTCAGCTTCGGTAATTTCCTGATCAAGCGGGTGGTCGAGGATCTGTCCCACGACCTGCCCAACCTGAAGACCTTTGCGACCCTGTCGCCGATCCCCGGCTTCAGGGCCTGGCTGGACGAGTGCCTGGCGGCCGGTGGGGAGGGGCTGCTGTCAGAGGCCGAGCGGTCGAAGCTGAAGGCCGCCTTGCCCAGGGACACCGACGGCCATCCGCTTGCGCTCGCGCTCGATCGCGACTGGCCGGCCGAGCCGCAGCTCGCCGAGGCGCTGAAGGCACCGCTGATGCGGCTGGCCGCCCGGTATCTGACCCAGGAGAAGACCCGCGGCCGGGCCCGGGACGGCGTGGCGCATTTCCACCTGTCCAATGGTGCGCGGGTGGAGCGGATCAACTGGCGCGCCGATCTCAGCGCCAAGGGGGTTCGTCAGTCAGCCGGCATGATGGTCAACTATCTCTACAAGCGCGGCGAGATTGAGGATAATCATGAGGCCTATACCGGGGGCGCGCATGAGGTCCGGGCCGGCTCTGCCGTACGGGGGCTGTTGCGCTGA
- a CDS encoding NAD(P)H-hydrate dehydratase, producing the protein MSHELLTCAEMGRADQATIAGGTAGIVLMEAAGAAVAQEVMAAMGPQPRRVMVLAGPGNNGGDGWVAARHLAAAGWPVELASMVDREALRGDARLAADQWMGSVLPISQAAARFAAMPDETVPPVVIDALFGAGLSRPIEGELADLLASLAASTARVVAVDVPSGVSGDDGAVMGMAAPAVLTVSFFRPKPGHWLMPGRALRGRLVIADIGIPDSVLREIAPATMLNRPSLWRRALGAPMASDHKYRRGHLVVAGGPPETAGAARLAARAGLRAGAGLVTIACLSDALSIYAGADPAVMTRVAPTPEAFEQLLHDRKVAAAVLGPGQGVDALTRDWVRRALARLPAAVLDADALTAFAATPDLLFDQIREVTGHGARVVLTPHDGEFARIFPDLSDMGRLDRARIAADHTGAVVVLKGADSVIAAPGGAGARIAINGNAPARLATAGAGDVLAGIAGGLLAQGLPAFEAAAAAVWLHGAAARRLPRGLIAEDLPDALPAVLDAVAPGTDPTLDPLGFGLDG; encoded by the coding sequence ATGAGCCACGAGCTGCTGACCTGTGCCGAGATGGGTCGCGCCGACCAGGCCACGATTGCCGGCGGAACCGCCGGTATCGTTCTGATGGAAGCCGCCGGCGCGGCCGTGGCACAAGAGGTGATGGCGGCCATGGGGCCGCAACCGAGGCGCGTTATGGTTCTGGCGGGCCCGGGCAACAACGGCGGCGACGGCTGGGTGGCCGCCCGGCATCTGGCGGCGGCCGGTTGGCCGGTCGAACTGGCCTCAATGGTGGATCGGGAGGCGCTTCGCGGCGATGCCCGTCTGGCCGCTGATCAGTGGATGGGCAGCGTGCTGCCGATTTCACAGGCAGCCGCTCGTTTTGCAGCCATGCCCGACGAGACGGTGCCGCCGGTGGTGATCGACGCCCTGTTCGGTGCCGGCCTGTCACGACCGATCGAGGGAGAGCTGGCCGATCTTCTGGCCTCGCTCGCCGCCTCGACTGCAAGGGTGGTCGCGGTGGACGTGCCGAGCGGCGTATCGGGAGACGACGGCGCGGTGATGGGCATGGCAGCCCCGGCCGTGTTGACCGTGTCGTTTTTCAGGCCCAAGCCCGGCCATTGGCTGATGCCGGGCCGTGCCCTGCGCGGCCGGCTGGTGATCGCCGATATCGGCATCCCCGACAGCGTGCTGCGCGAGATTGCGCCTGCCACTATGCTCAACCGTCCGTCGCTCTGGCGCCGTGCCCTGGGGGCACCCATGGCCTCGGACCATAAATACCGGCGCGGTCATCTGGTGGTGGCTGGCGGTCCGCCCGAGACGGCGGGGGCGGCGCGGCTTGCGGCCCGGGCGGGCCTTCGGGCAGGGGCGGGGCTGGTGACCATCGCCTGCCTGTCGGACGCGCTCTCGATCTATGCCGGTGCCGATCCGGCAGTGATGACCCGGGTGGCGCCGACGCCCGAGGCCTTCGAGCAACTGCTCCACGACCGCAAGGTGGCGGCCGCCGTGCTCGGGCCGGGGCAGGGGGTGGATGCGCTGACCCGTGACTGGGTGCGTCGCGCGCTGGCCCGGCTGCCCGCTGCGGTGCTGGATGCCGATGCGCTGACGGCCTTCGCTGCTACACCCGACCTGCTGTTTGATCAGATCCGCGAGGTGACCGGTCATGGTGCGCGGGTGGTGCTGACGCCGCATGACGGCGAATTTGCCCGGATCTTTCCCGACCTGTCCGATATGGGGCGGCTCGATCGTGCCCGGATCGCCGCCGACCACACCGGGGCGGTGGTGGTACTGAAGGGGGCAGATAGTGTGATCGCGGCACCCGGCGGGGCCGGAGCCCGCATCGCCATTAACGGTAACGCCCCGGCGCGGCTGGCGACCGCCGGGGCCGGGGATGTTCTGGCCGGCATCGCCGGCGGCCTGCTGGCCCAGGGGTTGCCGGCCTTCGAGGCGGCGGCGGCGGCGGTCTGGCTGCATGGGGCCGCCGCCCGCCGGCTGCCGCGCGGGCTGATCGCCGAAGACCTGCCCGATGCCCTGCCTGCGGTGCTGGATGCGGTGGCGCCGGGCACCGACCCGACCCTCGATCCGCTGGGCTTCGGGCTCGACGGCTGA